GTCGCGCGGCGAACTGGTGGAGATCGGCGGCTCCTTCCGCATCCCGGACGTCATGGCGAAATCCGGCGCCGTGCTGCGCGAGGTGGGCACCACCAACCGCACCCGCCTGGCTGACTACGAGCGCGCCATAGGCGAAAAGACCAAGCTCATCCTGCGCGTGCACCGTTCCAACTTCCAGATCGTGGGCTTTACCGAGCAGCCGGAACTGGCGGAGCTGGTAGCCCTGGCTCACAAGCACAAGCTGCCGCTCATGGAAGACCTGGGAAGCGGCGCGCTGTTCGACCTGCGCTCCATCGGCGTGACCGGCGAGCCCGGCGTTACAGACAGCCTGCGCGCCGGCTGCGACCTGGTGACCTACAGCGGCGACAAGCTGCTGGGCGGGCCGCAAGCCGGTTTGCTCAGCGGGCACGCGGAAGTCGTGGCGCGTGTCCGCTCCAACCCCATGTTCCGCGCCTTGCGCGTGGACAAGCTCACCTACTCTGCGCTCGAAGCCACGCTGCTCGCTTATCTGCGCCAGGATCACGCCGCCATCCCCGCGCTCGCCATGATGCGGCGGACCAAGGAAGAACTCCGGCAGCGGACGGAGAAGCTGGCTGCCGCCGTCGCCGACGCGAAGAAGCTGCGCGTGAGTGTGGAAGAAGATGAAAGCGTGATCGGGGGCGGCTCCACCCCGGGAG
This DNA window, taken from Terriglobales bacterium, encodes the following:
- the selA gene encoding L-seryl-tRNA(Sec) selenium transferase, with product MPAIDKAALLRRLPAVDEVLRRPEIAQLAQREGQASVTAAARTVLDRLRSVIAEGHLDSTGVEVALAGIAGAIERLVRHAAEYSLRPVINATGVILHTNLGRAPLAKAALERVTEVAGVYSNLEFDLDSGERGKRDVHADRLFRRLLDLEGHQDVRTVVVNNNAAAVLLALNTLAEGGEVIVSRGELVEIGGSFRIPDVMAKSGAVLREVGTTNRTRLADYERAIGEKTKLILRVHRSNFQIVGFTEQPELAELVALAHKHKLPLMEDLGSGALFDLRSIGVTGEPGVTDSLRAGCDLVTYSGDKLLGGPQAGLLSGHAEVVARVRSNPMFRALRVDKLTYSALEATLLAYLRQDHAAIPALAMMRRTKEELRQRTEKLAAAVADAKKLRVSVEEDESVIGGGSTPGAMLPTFVLAVTCDELSANEIAARLRAFDPPVIARVDEG